The genomic DNA GACAGAAAATCGTTTCGACCTCTGCGTCGAGAAGCGCACGGTGGGTGTGGCGAAGGGGCGCACGGCGGGAGCCGGACGGAGCCGCCGGGGCGCACTCCGATAAGGCCACCGTGCTCCGGTGCCCTCTGCGGTGAAGGCACGCCTGACAATGAGGTTTTTTCGATGAAATGATTTTCGCTAAACTGATCAAAGTGACTTGAAGCGGGATGTTCCCTGCGGTGGTCGAGTAGGGCGCCCTGGCTGCTGACAGCCGCAAAGCCCCTGGTAGGACGGTTCTCCCCACAAGATCGTCCGTTGAACCAGAGGCTTCACGTTGGTCACCTGTGTTGCCATGCCCGACGTCCCGTGCCGCATAGTGAAAGGGGGCAGATCCCATGAGGGTGCTGTCGATCAGGCAGTGGTTATGGCCTGGTCGCGGTAGCGCGTCTGGTGGTTGTGGATGGATTCCTGCTGCTGGTGCCACGCCCAGGAGGCGACGAAGTCGCCGTTGGCGCGGACGGCACGCAGTTTGAGCACGGTTTCAGCTCCGGACAGGCCCCAGCGGGCGCCGGTGATGTCCAGGCGGTCTTTGACCAGGTGTCGGCATGCTCCCTCGATGATTCCGGTGGAGATCGGCCAGCCGCGTTCAAGGGCGGTGTCGTAGCGCAGGTGCTCGGCCTTGCCGGACAGGTAGTTCATGGCCTCGTCGATGCTCTTGCGCTGGGTGCCACGCTGTCCGGCGGCGTGGGCGGCTTTCTCGAGTGCGGCGGTGGAAATGCTGTCATGCAGGCACCAGGCTGCTCGCCACAGGTATTCGAGCACGTGGATCAGGTCGACGATGATGTGGACGTCCACGCTGCGCTGTAGTGCTTCGGCCTTGAGGAGGTCGATCTGATGGCGGGCCCCGTCGACCAGGACGTCCCAGCAACGACGGTGGCCGGTGTCGCGGTGCTCTGCCTGGTCGAACACGGCGGCCACCACCTGCGCGGCGGTGTCGGTCACCGAGCCGCACAACCACTTCGACCGGGCCTTCGGCCCCTGGCGGCGCTCGGGCGCCGCGCCGCGGACGGCGTCGTCTTGCCGTCGTCGACTGTGCGCGGAGCGGGTTCGGCATCGTAGACGGCTCCCAGGGTGGCCATCCGTTTCCTGCCGTGTTTCTCCCCGGAGGCCAGCCGGGTCTTCATCGCGTTGCCACCCTTGGCGGCCGCAGCCCTGGCGGTGTCCTCGCGCAGGGCTTCGGGCCTCATCATCATGCCCTTGCCGTCGACCGACAAGATCAGTGGCGTGGTGTCGGTGCAGGGAGCGGGCACCAGGGCGTCGTAGAACGCGTCGATGTCCGCCGCGGCACTGACAGCGAGTTCCTGGACCTGCCGGAGCCGGTAACGGCGTTGATCCGCTCGCAGGCGTCGGCGTAGCTTCCGCGGGCGGACTCGATCGCGGCGAGCCTGGCCAGCCCGTGCGAGTGCATTGCGTCCGGAAGGTTCAGCACCGCGTCGGCCGGGTGCAGGTCCGCCACGCCGGTGCCGCGGTAGGCGATCCGGACCGGCACTGTCCACTCTCGCGGTGGAGCACCATCGCATTGGGAAGGGAGTCCGCCGCCTTGTGCCTCCCCAGCCGGCGCAGTCTCCACGGTGCGAGAGGCAGTGCACCGCCTCAGGGGGCTGCTCTTGGGTGGTGACCTCAATGTTGGCAATGTATCTTGATGACATACATCGTGGATGCTGGAGGTGCTCGATGTCCGTCACACAGATTGATCTCGATGACGAGGCGCTCGCTGAGGCTATGCGGCTGATGGGCGTCACGACGAAGAAGGAGACGGTCAACGCGGCCCTGCGGGACTATGTGGCCCGGATCAAGCGCCTCGACGCCGCCGAGAAACTGGCCGCGCGCGGTGCACGTGGCGAGTTCGAGCAGGCTGCGGCGGCGTATTACGCAGGCAAGCGTGCCCGACGCGAGGCCTTCGAGTGATCACATACCTGCTCGACACCTCCGCCCTGTGGCACCTGTTCCGCACTCCCGGAGCTCTGGCACCCTGGGAGGGGCACATCGCCGCCGGGGTGTTCCACCTCTGCGAGCCGACACGTGCCGAATTTCTCTACTCGGCAACCAGTCCGACTCACCGGGACGAGCTCGCGGAGGAGCTGGACGCACTCTGCCTGCTCTCTCCCGTTCCGAAGAATGCCTGGCGTTGGGTCGATACCGCCCAGTACAAGTTGACACAACAGGGTCAGCATCGTGCGGCAGGAGCGATCGACCTGTTGGTGTGTGCGACCGCGGTCCACCACGGGCACACCGTCCTCCATGTGGACAACGACTTCGCGACGGTCGCCGGAGTGCTCAAGGAACTTCAGCAGCGAGACGTGCGAGCCTGATCACTAGGGCCGCCTCCATATTGTTGGTCTGTTGGCCCTTTTCGTGGTCGAAGCCCAAGTCATTGTTCCAGGGGTCACCGCGTCACCGTCCCCACCGATCGCAGGCTGGGCCCTGCGGACCCACTGCCGCAGAGCCCAGTGCTGGCCCCGAGGTCCATGGTGACGAGCCGATCGAACGGCCGCTGGACAGCGCCGGCTGAACCGCATCCCGCGCGTCCGCCGAGTTGGAGCGACGTCCGGGTGTATTGGGCGGGCATTCAAGGAGCGTCAGGGGCCATTGAGGGGCCACAAGGACAGGAACGCATCGCCAAGCACCACACAGGACTGACACTGATCAGCGCGTCTGACCTGGGAAGACATCAAGGATGAGCATGGATCGACAAGGGTCGCCGAGATCCCCAAAGGACTCATAAACCGTCGGCCGTGGGTTCGAGTCCCACCCGCCCCACCTGTGCAGGTCTCTGGCCTGCGGAAACGTTCCTTGCGAGGTGCTGGAGCGTCAACTTTCGTCCAACGGACGGAATCCGCTCCTCGCGAGTTTGACGCCAGGGCGGTCTGCATCGGCGGATACCTGCCTGACCTGCATGGACGCGTCGGATGGGTAGCTGGTGCGGGCTGCGGCAGGTGAGCACCCGGCCCTCTCGTGCGGTGCCCCGTGGCTCGGTTGGCAGAGCGGAGGGGGTCGGCGGCCTCGACGGATCGCCCTCGCGGCGGCGGTGCTGACGGGCGACGTACATGTCCGATCTGAAGACGGCCCGGCCGCATCGGCGAATACGTCGAATACGTCGAATACGTCGAATACGTCGAATACGTCGAATACGTCGATGATGTCGGGGACATCAATGTCGACGGTGCGCAGGCCACCGCCACTCGTGGGCGGGCCGACCGGCCGGCCGATGGGATGTGGCAGGGCCATCGTCCACGAACGCGCGCAGATCGT from Streptomyces avermitilis MA-4680 = NBRC 14893 includes the following:
- a CDS encoding PIN domain nuclease; translated protein: MITYLLDTSALWHLFRTPGALAPWEGHIAAGVFHLCEPTRAEFLYSATSPTHRDELAEELDALCLLSPVPKNAWRWVDTAQYKLTQQGQHRAAGAIDLLVCATAVHHGHTVLHVDNDFATVAGVLKELQQRDVRA
- a CDS encoding type II toxin-antitoxin system VapB family antitoxin, which codes for MSVTQIDLDDEALAEAMRLMGVTTKKETVNAALRDYVARIKRLDAAEKLAARGARGEFEQAAAAYYAGKRARREAFE